The following proteins are co-located in the Paenibacillus sp. JNUCC32 genome:
- a CDS encoding Atu4866 domain-containing protein translates to MNPALVANGAKHPYAGMWVTKDGYIRHELLPNGRYDEARGPRQSAYQGRYFMEGDHIEYVDDTGFTADGDFRDGVLYHAGMVLYREI, encoded by the coding sequence ATGAATCCAGCTCTTGTTGCGAATGGGGCGAAGCATCCCTATGCAGGCATGTGGGTTACGAAGGACGGATATATCCGCCACGAGCTCCTCCCGAACGGGCGTTATGATGAAGCAAGAGGACCGCGGCAAAGCGCCTATCAAGGCCGCTATTTCATGGAAGGCGATCACATCGAATATGTGGATGATACCGGGTTCACGGCCGACGGCGATTTTCGGGACGGCGTTCTCTATCATGCCGGAATGGTATTGTATCGGGAAATCTAA
- a CDS encoding carbohydrate ABC transporter permease, with protein sequence MSSLSVDVYPKRRKTYTWLFFLLPSIAIMLVFFIYPILLTFFYSFTNLALTGEAARELKFIGLDNYTRMFQDPTVRISIWNTLVFLIGSAVIGQQVLGFLIALLMKQRNKTFRRVIGTIVLAGWVTPEIVCALCLYSFFGDEGTLNAIITFFGFSEVTWLFTVPMLTIILANIWHGTAFSMLVFQAALDDVPNEIEEAAVVDGASKWKIFTRIIIPYIKSTITTNMMLVTLQTLGVFGLIYAMTGGGPGNSTTTLPIFMYNQAFVNYQLGYGTAISLLLLLIGIVLSLLYIRSMKE encoded by the coding sequence ATGAGCAGTCTGTCCGTGGACGTTTACCCGAAACGAAGAAAAACGTATACCTGGCTCTTTTTTTTGCTGCCTTCAATCGCGATTATGCTCGTGTTTTTTATATATCCCATCCTGTTAACGTTCTTCTATTCCTTCACCAATCTGGCCTTGACCGGGGAAGCGGCGAGGGAGCTCAAATTTATCGGCCTCGACAACTATACTCGGATGTTCCAGGATCCCACGGTTCGGATCAGTATTTGGAACACGCTGGTTTTTCTTATCGGTTCGGCGGTGATCGGGCAGCAGGTGCTGGGATTTCTGATTGCACTGCTGATGAAGCAGAGGAACAAGACCTTTCGGCGCGTGATTGGAACGATTGTGCTTGCGGGCTGGGTAACGCCCGAGATCGTGTGCGCCCTTTGTCTGTACAGCTTCTTCGGGGATGAAGGCACGCTGAATGCGATTATCACATTTTTCGGATTTTCGGAAGTGACCTGGCTGTTTACCGTCCCGATGCTGACGATCATTCTTGCGAATATTTGGCACGGCACGGCCTTCTCGATGCTGGTATTTCAAGCCGCGCTGGATGACGTGCCGAACGAAATCGAGGAAGCGGCGGTAGTGGATGGAGCCTCCAAGTGGAAAATCTTCACGCGCATCATCATCCCTTACATCAAAAGCACCATTACCACGAACATGATGCTGGTTACTTTGCAGACGCTCGGGGTGTTCGGGCTCATCTATGCGATGACCGGAGGCGGTCCGGGCAACTCCACGACGACCCTGCCGATCTTTATGTACAATCAGGCGTTTGTGAACTATCAATTAGGCTATGGAACCGCTATTTCGCTGCTGCTGCTGCTGATCGGGATTGTGTTAAGCCTCCTGTATATCAGGTCGATGAAAGAGTAA
- a CDS encoding G1 family glutamic endopeptidase, with protein MGISTTGQWNHTCQLDTTAKPRRNIGWISSNWSGYSITGKKGAFKRVSAKWNVPFVRPSRGTSYSSAWIGIDGFSNSNLIQTGTGHDWIDGKAYYYAWWEILPASLTFIPLPIQPGDRMHASIIKCSGSNWLICLRNVSRNWTFRTLQRYSGPQTSAEWIVEAPQINGALATMARLSPVVFSCCRVNGKRPKLTADDGGIMLQNSTVTSIPSNPNRAGDGFVVKGVHQ; from the coding sequence ATGGGGATTTCCACGACAGGTCAGTGGAATCACACATGCCAACTTGACACTACAGCCAAGCCGCGTCGTAACATCGGATGGATATCAAGCAATTGGAGCGGATACTCTATCACTGGAAAAAAAGGGGCTTTCAAACGGGTCTCCGCCAAATGGAATGTGCCGTTTGTTCGGCCAAGCCGCGGGACGTCCTACTCCTCGGCCTGGATCGGCATTGACGGATTCAGCAACAGCAATTTGATACAGACCGGAACGGGTCATGATTGGATAGACGGCAAGGCTTATTATTATGCTTGGTGGGAGATTCTCCCCGCCTCGCTTACGTTCATTCCGCTGCCCATTCAGCCGGGTGACCGCATGCATGCCAGCATCATCAAGTGCAGCGGGTCGAACTGGCTGATCTGCCTTCGCAACGTATCCCGGAACTGGACCTTTCGAACATTGCAGCGGTATAGCGGTCCGCAGACCTCGGCGGAATGGATCGTCGAAGCGCCGCAAATCAATGGGGCGCTTGCCACGATGGCACGATTGTCCCCCGTTGTCTTCTCCTGCTGCCGCGTCAATGGGAAACGCCCCAAACTCACGGCGGATGATGGGGGCATTATGCTCCAGAATTCAACCGTTACCTCCATTCCCTCCAATCCGAACCGGGCGGGAGACGGTTTCGTTGTCAAAGGCGTTCATCAATAA
- a CDS encoding ABC transporter substrate-binding protein, whose protein sequence is MKSGKRGIWLVTTALLSVSLLFGCTGGKGTPADTGDPEPGKDGETAKKIITVTFRDDGIGENGAFYKWLKEVSASYPDKSVEIKPTPIQASEGDYFAKVALALKSKDTAPDIVTEDTFILNSDASAGYLEPLDDKLTGWEDWGNGSFIEAMKKGVTASDGKVYGVPYNTDSRGLWYNKDIFKQAGLPEDWQPKNWEEVLNAARTIKEKAPDVVPIWMNMGKATGEATSMQTYEMLLYGTGERLYDDASGKWITKSQGILDALTFVETVNKEKLGPPLSKVLNGQAGNTASREYLPQGKLAISLDGSWITGNYMETGAAPWPEYKDVLGFAPMPTSQGQEPGSITLAGGWALSIPSNSKNKDEAWEFIKYALGKENTQKLVMSSGNITVRADVAKDPEYTKMPFNEIATEYLQNAEFRPAQEKYPEVSTQIQTMVESVATGTSPADAMNKYAQDVTRIVGADHIVEK, encoded by the coding sequence ATGAAGTCAGGCAAGAGGGGGATTTGGCTAGTAACGACGGCTTTATTAAGCGTTTCTTTGTTGTTCGGTTGTACCGGTGGCAAGGGAACGCCGGCCGATACCGGCGATCCGGAGCCGGGAAAGGACGGAGAGACGGCGAAGAAAATCATTACCGTTACGTTTCGGGATGACGGGATCGGCGAGAACGGAGCGTTCTATAAATGGCTTAAGGAAGTGTCGGCCAGTTACCCTGACAAAAGCGTAGAGATTAAGCCGACACCGATTCAGGCATCGGAAGGCGATTATTTTGCCAAGGTGGCCCTGGCGCTGAAATCCAAAGATACGGCGCCCGATATCGTGACGGAAGATACCTTCATTTTGAACTCGGATGCCAGCGCCGGCTATCTGGAGCCGCTCGACGATAAATTGACGGGATGGGAAGACTGGGGCAACGGCTCCTTCATCGAAGCGATGAAGAAGGGGGTCACTGCCAGCGATGGCAAGGTATACGGCGTGCCGTATAACACGGATTCCAGGGGCCTTTGGTATAACAAGGATATTTTCAAACAAGCGGGTCTTCCGGAGGATTGGCAGCCTAAGAATTGGGAGGAGGTCTTAAACGCTGCGCGAACGATCAAGGAGAAGGCGCCCGACGTTGTACCGATCTGGATGAACATGGGCAAGGCTACAGGCGAAGCTACCTCCATGCAAACCTACGAGATGCTGCTCTACGGAACGGGCGAAAGGCTGTATGACGATGCCAGCGGCAAATGGATTACGAAAAGCCAGGGCATTCTGGACGCGCTGACTTTTGTGGAAACGGTCAACAAAGAGAAGCTGGGACCGCCGCTCTCCAAAGTATTGAACGGCCAGGCAGGCAACACGGCTTCCCGCGAATACCTGCCGCAGGGCAAGCTGGCGATTTCGCTGGACGGCTCCTGGATCACGGGCAACTACATGGAAACAGGCGCGGCGCCATGGCCAGAATACAAAGACGTGCTCGGCTTTGCGCCGATGCCGACCAGCCAAGGACAGGAGCCCGGCTCGATTACGCTGGCCGGAGGCTGGGCGCTGTCGATTCCAAGCAATTCCAAGAACAAAGACGAGGCATGGGAATTTATCAAGTATGCGCTGGGCAAGGAAAATACCCAGAAGCTCGTCATGTCCTCCGGCAATATTACGGTGCGTGCCGATGTTGCCAAGGATCCGGAATATACGAAAATGCCGTTTAACGAAATCGCGACCGAATACCTGCAGAACGCAGAGTTTAGACCGGCTCAGGAGAAGTATCCGGAAGTGTCGACGCAGATCCAGACGATGGTGGAATCCGTAGCAACCGGAACATCGCCTGCGGATGCCATGAATAAATACGCGCAGGATGTTACCCGCATCGTTGGTGCGGATCATATCGTGGAGAAATAA
- a CDS encoding LysR family transcriptional regulator, whose translation MDIRQLRYFIAIVEEGTISLAANRLHISQPPLSQQLKAMEEELGSVLVYRRGKRLEITESGKALYKYALQMTQLMEEAKAEVKEVGNGDKGTLSLGINTLSSVELPSWLHEFRARYPQVSYKIQQNESYQLCELVRNRSLEVAIVRLPLELDDFSILHLQTEPFYMLTSEPSIEQETTLPHIAQHPLILPSTEGLGVYYTIQMAFSEQKLQPNIVAECSDISLLLRLVSSGFGVAIVPETLIKQQLPAAVHAFKIKDTPAAASSALIWLKDHHVSRTALNFIDLLASTL comes from the coding sequence ATGGATATCAGGCAGCTCCGCTATTTTATTGCCATCGTGGAGGAAGGCACCATCTCGCTCGCCGCCAACCGGCTTCATATATCCCAGCCGCCGCTCAGTCAGCAGCTGAAAGCCATGGAGGAAGAACTCGGATCGGTCTTGGTATATCGAAGAGGGAAGCGGCTGGAAATCACCGAATCGGGGAAAGCGCTGTACAAATACGCGCTCCAAATGACCCAGCTCATGGAAGAGGCTAAAGCCGAAGTGAAAGAGGTCGGGAACGGAGATAAAGGAACGCTGAGCCTTGGCATCAATACCCTGTCTTCGGTAGAGCTGCCGTCATGGCTCCATGAGTTCAGGGCAAGATATCCCCAAGTCTCGTATAAAATTCAGCAAAACGAGTCGTATCAGCTCTGTGAGCTCGTGCGAAACCGGTCGCTCGAAGTAGCGATCGTTCGCCTGCCGCTTGAATTGGACGATTTCTCGATCCTTCATCTGCAGACGGAGCCTTTTTACATGCTCACCTCGGAGCCATCCATCGAACAGGAGACGACCCTCCCCCATATCGCGCAGCATCCGCTTATTCTGCCAAGCACGGAAGGGCTGGGCGTGTATTATACGATCCAGATGGCTTTCTCGGAGCAGAAGCTGCAGCCCAACATCGTAGCCGAATGCTCCGACATTTCGCTGCTGCTGCGCTTGGTCTCTTCGGGGTTCGGCGTGGCGATCGTTCCCGAGACCCTGATCAAACAGCAGCTGCCCGCAGCGGTGCACGCCTTCAAAATCAAGGACACCCCGGCTGCGGCCTCCTCGGCCTTAATCTGGCTGAAGGATCACCATGTCTCCAGAACGGCGCTGAACTTCATTGACCTGTTGGCTAGCACCTTATAG
- a CDS encoding ankyrin repeat domain-containing protein, producing the protein MLLILFLSACQPNSEKHEVKKNMDRQLIESAEQGNTEQVRQLLQSGANIDATDEQGRTAVMAATYRNHVDTVDALIQAGADINIRDHQLNNVFLYAGAEGMLDILRLAIDADADVTLTNRFGGTALIPASDRGHVEIVQELLTRTSVDVNHINNLNWTALLEAVILGDGSENYQRIVKLLLDHGADPELPDGNGVTSLQHARERGYQEIERILMEAAN; encoded by the coding sequence ATGCTATTGATCCTTTTCCTGTCGGCCTGTCAACCAAATTCGGAGAAACACGAGGTGAAGAAGAATATGGATCGTCAACTCATTGAATCCGCCGAGCAAGGGAATACGGAGCAAGTACGACAGCTTCTTCAATCCGGCGCTAACATCGATGCGACGGATGAACAGGGAAGAACGGCGGTGATGGCGGCAACCTACCGCAATCATGTCGATACGGTAGACGCCTTGATTCAGGCTGGCGCCGATATCAATATTCGGGATCATCAACTGAATAATGTGTTTTTGTATGCCGGTGCTGAAGGAATGCTGGACATCCTGAGGTTGGCCATTGATGCCGATGCGGATGTGACGCTTACGAACCGTTTTGGCGGTACGGCTCTTATTCCGGCCTCCGACCGCGGTCATGTGGAGATTGTGCAGGAGCTGCTGACCCGGACCAGCGTCGATGTGAACCATATTAATAATTTGAACTGGACCGCGCTGCTGGAGGCTGTCATTCTCGGTGACGGCAGCGAGAACTATCAGCGTATCGTGAAGCTGCTGCTGGATCATGGGGCAGACCCTGAGCTTCCGGACGGGAACGGCGTAACTTCCCTGCAGCACGCCCGGGAGCGGGGATATCAAGAAATCGAACGCATCTTAATGGAGGCTGCGAACTAA
- a CDS encoding AraC family transcriptional regulator produces MINHEGSHPHNELAGYIEKYTGMDGTYSTSIPALHFIRASSETELVHTIHEPALCIVVQGRKLIMLAQECYVYDPSSYLVVSLQLPISGQVIQAAPERPYLCLRLDFDKHKIFELIKPGQETPPKKSDSQKALFVSPMNQALLDAVVRLVRLLDTPEDIPVLAPLFTKEILYRILQAEQGQSLKQFAVSGSHAQRIAAAAQLIERDYNQPLHIAKLSAAVNMSPSSLHHHFKEITAMSPLQYQKQIRLQEARRLLLSETFAAADAGFQVGYESPTQFNREYARMFGLPPIRDIKRLRDSLDFGTHET; encoded by the coding sequence ATGATCAACCATGAAGGAAGCCATCCGCACAACGAACTTGCAGGATACATAGAAAAATACACGGGCATGGACGGTACATATAGTACGTCGATACCCGCTCTGCATTTTATACGGGCATCCAGCGAGACGGAATTGGTCCACACGATTCATGAGCCCGCGCTATGCATCGTGGTCCAAGGCCGAAAATTAATCATGCTGGCACAAGAATGCTATGTTTACGACCCGTCCAGCTATCTTGTCGTCTCGCTGCAGCTGCCCATATCCGGCCAAGTAATCCAGGCGGCACCCGAGCGGCCTTATCTGTGTCTCCGGCTGGACTTTGACAAGCATAAGATTTTCGAGCTAATCAAACCCGGCCAAGAGACCCCTCCCAAGAAATCCGACTCCCAAAAAGCCCTGTTTGTCAGCCCGATGAATCAAGCGCTGCTGGATGCCGTCGTCCGCCTCGTGCGCCTTCTGGATACGCCGGAGGATATTCCCGTCCTGGCCCCCCTGTTCACGAAGGAAATTCTTTATCGAATCCTTCAAGCCGAGCAAGGGCAATCCCTGAAGCAGTTTGCCGTCAGCGGCAGTCATGCGCAGCGCATCGCGGCGGCTGCCCAGTTGATCGAGCGTGATTATAATCAGCCCTTGCACATCGCCAAACTGTCCGCAGCCGTCAATATGAGCCCTTCTTCGCTTCATCATCACTTCAAGGAAATCACCGCCATGAGCCCGCTTCAATATCAAAAGCAAATCCGATTGCAAGAGGCCAGGCGGCTCCTTCTCTCGGAAACCTTCGCGGCCGCCGACGCCGGATTTCAGGTCGGCTATGAGAGCCCCACCCAGTTCAACAGGGAATATGCCCGCATGTTCGGATTGCCTCCGATCCGGGATATCAAACGTCTTCGCGACTCATTGGACTTCGGCACGCACGAAACGTAA
- a CDS encoding ABC transporter ATP-binding protein produces MAQAINNWQLDQKADLNAPQSKPKYISTFRALSGYMKEHRLTFAGFIGCTLIAISAELLQPYLMKIAIDDNLMVGKNDYKSLMIICGIYFSLSLLSMMFTYLQNNLLQKAGQSIVASIRKRLFAHISRLSMSYFDKVPSGSLITHVSSDTEAINQFFNQVLLSLFRDGFTLIFILVMMFQLDVTLTLYCLILLPIIAGIAIAFRRYMRHTYQMARTRLSRLVAFVAENLSGMNLIQVFHQQKEQEKQFEERNDSYFKANIREIRTNVLFNRSYEILNNLAIAFVTWLGGQAVLGTTLEFGVLYAFITYIRLFFQPINTITQQWNTLQSATVAINRIWSLLAIQPEVTDRRMPEAMEKSKVQGRVDFDRVTFGYEGGAPVIRDLDLHIQPGEMIGIVGTTGAGKSSLISLLCRFYDVNEGSIRIDGIDIRELAQSDLHRIVGLVQQEPYLYSGTVLDNVRLFDEDISRERVIEACRFIGADSIIRRMKEGYDTRLSERGSGLSAGERQLISFARIIVFQPKILILDEATANLDSHTEQLIQNALQLVAEGRTTLVIAHRLSTIMGADRILVMSRGRIVEQGTHEELLDSHGYYEELYLHSQGQKQEREGVAGSLYRTK; encoded by the coding sequence ATGGCACAGGCCATTAACAATTGGCAGCTGGATCAGAAGGCGGATTTGAACGCCCCTCAGTCCAAGCCAAAGTATATTTCCACGTTCCGGGCTTTATCGGGTTATATGAAGGAACACCGGCTGACCTTTGCCGGGTTTATCGGCTGCACCTTGATTGCCATCTCGGCAGAGCTGCTGCAGCCGTACCTGATGAAAATCGCGATCGACGATAATCTGATGGTCGGCAAGAACGATTACAAGAGCTTGATGATCATATGCGGCATCTATTTTTCGTTATCGCTGCTCAGCATGATGTTTACCTATCTGCAAAATAATTTGCTGCAAAAAGCGGGGCAGAGCATTGTAGCGAGCATTCGCAAACGGCTGTTTGCCCATATCTCGAGGCTGTCGATGTCGTATTTCGACAAGGTGCCGAGCGGCAGCTTGATTACGCATGTATCCAGCGATACCGAAGCGATCAACCAGTTTTTTAACCAGGTGCTGCTCAGCCTGTTTCGTGACGGCTTCACGCTGATCTTCATCCTGGTGATGATGTTCCAGCTGGACGTCACGCTGACCTTATACTGCCTCATCCTGCTGCCGATCATTGCAGGGATCGCGATTGCGTTCCGGCGGTATATGCGCCACACCTACCAGATGGCGAGAACGCGGTTATCCCGGCTGGTGGCTTTCGTGGCGGAGAATCTCTCAGGCATGAACCTGATCCAAGTGTTCCATCAGCAGAAGGAGCAGGAGAAGCAGTTCGAGGAGCGGAACGACTCTTATTTCAAAGCCAACATCCGGGAGATCCGGACCAATGTGCTGTTTAACCGCTCCTACGAGATATTGAACAACCTGGCGATTGCGTTCGTGACGTGGCTCGGCGGGCAAGCCGTTCTGGGGACGACGCTGGAGTTCGGCGTGCTGTATGCTTTTATTACGTATATCCGTTTGTTCTTCCAGCCGATCAATACGATCACCCAGCAGTGGAATACGCTGCAATCGGCGACGGTGGCGATTAACCGGATATGGAGCCTGCTCGCGATTCAGCCTGAGGTTACGGATCGACGCATGCCGGAGGCCATGGAGAAGTCGAAGGTTCAGGGCCGCGTCGACTTTGACCGGGTCACGTTCGGTTACGAAGGCGGGGCTCCGGTCATTCGGGATTTGGACCTTCATATCCAACCCGGGGAAATGATCGGGATCGTCGGAACCACCGGCGCGGGAAAAAGCTCGCTCATTAGCCTGCTGTGCCGTTTTTACGACGTGAACGAAGGGAGCATTCGGATTGATGGGATCGACATCCGGGAGCTGGCGCAGTCCGATCTGCATCGGATCGTGGGCCTTGTGCAGCAGGAGCCCTATCTCTACTCCGGAACGGTGCTGGACAATGTGCGGCTGTTCGATGAGGACATATCCAGGGAACGGGTGATCGAGGCTTGCCGCTTTATCGGCGCGGATTCAATTATCAGGAGGATGAAGGAGGGATATGACACCCGGCTGTCGGAGCGGGGCAGCGGCTTGTCCGCCGGCGAGCGGCAGCTGATCTCCTTCGCGCGAATCATCGTGTTCCAGCCCAAAATTCTCATTCTGGACGAAGCGACCGCCAACCTGGATTCGCACACGGAGCAGCTCATCCAGAATGCGCTGCAGCTCGTTGCCGAGGGGCGGACGACCCTTGTCATTGCCCACCGCTTATCCACCATCATGGGGGCGGACCGAATCTTGGTCATGAGCAGAGGCCGAATCGTGGAGCAAGGGACCCATGAGGAACTGCTGGATTCCCATGGGTATTACGAAGAGCTGTATCTTCACTCCCAAGGACAGAAGCAGGAGCGGGAGGGGGTCGCAGGCTCGTTGTATCGCACGAAATAA
- a CDS encoding amidohydrolase: MNKHSKAYWLLHVRLETGYRYEDDVVTGTETGLFHVRIENGAFSEIRPAEALPDSLLPTWDMKGNLMLPSFRDMHIHLDKTYYGGPWKAPLRPAHGIFSRIEEEERLLPELLPTAKERAEGLLDLLLRYGSTHVRSHCNVDPVVGLKNLEATLQAVEGYKEKAFVEIVAFPQHGLLRSQSVSLVREALRNGAALVGGLDPTTVDEDMEKSLNTVMELAVEANAGIDLHLHESSQIGLNAFKRVADLTEEAGWNGRVTLSHALAFADVSPSEVDEVAIRLADLGISVTSSVPLGRTIPIPQLHRRGVNISLGQDSIMDHWSPFGKGDNLDKAGTLAERFHMSDERSLGQALGFITGGVTPLDQDGRYAWPNVGDAADAVIVEASCSAEAVARRSRRHAVLFKGNPVYGI; this comes from the coding sequence ATGAACAAACACAGCAAGGCATACTGGCTGCTGCATGTCCGACTGGAAACGGGTTACCGCTACGAGGATGACGTGGTGACCGGAACCGAAACGGGACTTTTTCATGTGAGGATAGAGAATGGGGCTTTTTCTGAGATTCGTCCCGCGGAGGCTTTGCCGGATTCGCTGCTGCCGACATGGGATATGAAGGGGAATCTGATGCTGCCCTCTTTTAGAGATATGCATATCCACCTGGACAAAACCTATTATGGAGGACCATGGAAGGCACCGCTTCGTCCGGCTCACGGAATCTTCAGCCGGATCGAGGAGGAAGAGAGGCTGCTTCCCGAGCTTCTTCCCACCGCCAAGGAGCGAGCGGAGGGACTGCTGGATCTGCTGCTGCGATACGGTTCTACCCATGTCCGCTCCCACTGCAATGTGGATCCCGTCGTCGGTCTGAAAAATTTGGAAGCCACCTTGCAGGCGGTTGAAGGATATAAGGAAAAAGCTTTTGTGGAGATCGTTGCTTTTCCTCAGCACGGCTTGCTTCGCAGCCAGTCCGTATCCCTGGTCAGGGAAGCGCTCCGGAACGGAGCCGCGCTGGTAGGCGGGCTGGATCCCACGACGGTAGACGAGGATATGGAGAAATCGCTGAACACCGTGATGGAGCTGGCGGTGGAAGCCAACGCCGGCATTGATCTGCACCTGCATGAGTCGTCCCAGATCGGACTGAATGCCTTTAAACGGGTAGCTGATCTTACGGAAGAGGCGGGTTGGAACGGAAGAGTCACGCTCAGCCATGCCCTCGCTTTCGCGGACGTCTCACCAAGCGAGGTGGATGAAGTGGCGATTCGGTTAGCGGACTTGGGTATTTCCGTCACCTCCTCCGTACCGCTTGGCCGAACCATCCCGATCCCGCAGCTGCACCGCCGCGGCGTGAACATCTCGCTTGGGCAAGACAGCATTATGGACCATTGGTCCCCGTTCGGCAAAGGGGATAATCTGGACAAGGCGGGCACGCTGGCCGAACGCTTCCATATGAGCGATGAGCGTTCGCTCGGACAGGCCCTCGGGTTTATTACGGGAGGCGTGACGCCGCTAGACCAGGACGGCCGCTATGCGTGGCCAAACGTCGGGGATGCGGCGGATGCGGTGATTGTGGAAGCCAGCTGCTCCGCAGAAGCCGTTGCCAGGCGGTCCCGCCGCCATGCCGTGCTGTTTAAGGGAAACCCGGTTTACGGAATATGA
- a CDS encoding DUF1772 domain-containing protein, producing the protein MSDRLIFLLALFSVTGSGLIAGLFFAFSSFMMTALSRIPNEQGINAMQSINATILNPTFGALFTGTALTSIVLAVLSVLRWGEPGSVYLLAAGLLYLTGFIVTMAFNVPLNDALAAVDPASSAGSEVWNAYLSKWTAWNHVRTVTSIGAMILFVFALRHIP; encoded by the coding sequence ATGAGTGATCGCTTGATTTTTTTGCTGGCTCTATTTTCAGTGACAGGCTCGGGCCTTATAGCCGGCCTGTTCTTCGCCTTCTCATCCTTCATGATGACCGCTTTATCGCGGATTCCGAACGAACAAGGGATTAACGCCATGCAGTCCATCAATGCAACCATACTCAACCCCACGTTCGGTGCACTGTTTACAGGTACCGCCCTAACCAGTATCGTTCTTGCAGTCCTATCCGTCCTACGCTGGGGAGAACCGGGATCCGTCTACTTGCTGGCCGCCGGTCTGCTGTATCTGACGGGATTCATCGTAACGATGGCCTTCAATGTCCCGCTCAATGACGCGCTGGCTGCCGTTGATCCTGCGAGCAGCGCAGGAAGCGAGGTCTGGAATGCCTACCTAAGTAAATGGACGGCCTGGAACCATGTACGGACGGTCACCTCCATAGGGGCCATGATCCTGTTTGTTTTTGCCTTACGGCATATCCCTTAA
- a CDS encoding carbohydrate ABC transporter permease translates to MNAKQRKLVYRILPYAILAGIGICFVLPLLWVLVASVDPNAMQSLKVPSKITGANYVEVITSSENQRAYLIGLVMSLGQAVLVVLLALLAAYPLSRYQMKYKKPFMLTILFMTSLPITAVMVPVYQLFLGLKLYDNIFGVILFYVASSMPYGIWMMKNFMDSVPSDLEEAAWVDGASVFTGIRKVVAPLMVPGICTVAIFTFSGSWGNFFVPYILLQSPEKFPASLKLYQFFGQYGMVDYGSLAAFSVLYAIPAIIMYILSQQFMSKGFGLQGGTKG, encoded by the coding sequence ATGAATGCCAAACAACGTAAATTAGTCTATCGAATTCTGCCGTATGCGATTCTTGCGGGGATCGGCATTTGCTTCGTGCTGCCGCTGCTCTGGGTGCTTGTGGCTTCCGTCGATCCGAATGCAATGCAATCCCTGAAAGTGCCCAGCAAGATTACCGGGGCCAATTACGTAGAGGTGATTACCAGCAGCGAGAACCAGCGCGCTTATCTGATCGGCCTGGTGATGTCGCTTGGCCAAGCCGTATTGGTTGTCCTGCTGGCGCTGCTAGCGGCTTACCCGTTATCCCGTTATCAGATGAAATATAAGAAGCCCTTCATGCTGACCATTCTGTTCATGACCTCGCTGCCGATTACGGCCGTTATGGTCCCTGTCTACCAGCTGTTCCTGGGGTTAAAGCTGTATGACAACATTTTTGGCGTCATCTTGTTCTATGTAGCGTCGTCCATGCCGTACGGGATATGGATGATGAAGAATTTCATGGATTCCGTGCCGAGCGATCTGGAGGAAGCCGCATGGGTGGACGGGGCCTCGGTGTTTACGGGGATCCGCAAGGTAGTGGCGCCGCTGATGGTTCCGGGGATATGCACGGTGGCAATCTTTACGTTCTCGGGCAGCTGGGGCAATTTCTTCGTTCCGTATATCTTGCTGCAATCGCCCGAGAAGTTCCCGGCATCCCTGAAGCTGTACCAGTTCTTCGGGCAGTACGGCATGGTCGACTACGGGAGCCTCGCGGCCTTCTCGGTGCTGTACGCCATCCCGGCGATCATCATGTATATTCTATCCCAGCAGTTCATGTCCAAGGGCTTCGGGCTGCAGGGCGGAACGAAAGGATAG